A region of Elusimicrobiota bacterium DNA encodes the following proteins:
- a CDS encoding MMPL family transporter, which translates to MNQWAVLAGRAWLAIVLLAGLDVGVRLWKGPFAETNILALFPESERDPFLQSASEIAGERFGRTLAFLISNPDPESLEESGNELVGRLQKSGLFSEVFAKVGRDNARAFADFYFPRRYELLSPEDRLALDHPDGAHVLLNRTMALLAGPMGPALSPLLRKDPLLFFPRLIKSWAWSMGEGGGAGPPESRRLIQAELAGNPMTTPIQERIASLIESLRREWSGKRGDTRLDVAGLALFARAERQRLQQTIQQVTLISLVGILLLVTWFFRSLRPFLLTVAALGAGTMVACAVSVRVFGSVHAATLAFGSSLLGVAVDYALHYFSHQATSLGERPMETVAAVRPGILMGSLTSVIGYAALALSGFPGLRQIAVFSCVGLAATVVSVFLWFPHWTIPKRTRRGNGFLRFWESIRTWGWKSGVRRWALIGFLGVLLAGVARVHFDDDVRRLRSEDADLLAQENRIRSQGGDLDIGRYLFIQGSSQEEILTRQEHLEVRLGQMKQEGMLKSFLTLAPFLPSDQRRLETRKRLADLLSREGETIRQSLRSWGVPRKAIQSFFADARESAPDPFPMEKWQSSPVSQGLKTLWLGNLPEGMGSMALLGGVKDENTLRREVANLPGVTYFDKLGGFSELLGRYRHRALFLGCFVYIAIFLIVAARFGLKSGIRVTAPCLLSAAVVMGVLGWTGTPVSFIHVLSVILVMAMGIDYSIIFEEMRRSRLAPSGAVWGVTLAAATTIISFAALAFSKAPLLKAVGATVAVGITCSYLFATVFSQPPHD; encoded by the coding sequence ATGAACCAATGGGCTGTCTTGGCCGGGCGGGCTTGGTTGGCCATCGTCCTATTGGCCGGGTTGGACGTCGGGGTTCGCCTGTGGAAGGGCCCTTTCGCCGAAACAAATATTTTGGCCCTTTTCCCGGAAAGCGAACGGGATCCTTTCCTTCAATCTGCCTCTGAAATCGCCGGGGAACGGTTTGGCCGGACCCTAGCCTTCCTTATCTCGAACCCAGACCCGGAAAGCCTGGAAGAGTCCGGGAATGAATTGGTCGGCCGTCTTCAGAAAAGCGGTCTGTTTTCGGAGGTTTTTGCGAAGGTGGGGAGGGACAATGCGCGGGCGTTTGCGGATTTCTATTTTCCCCGGAGATATGAACTCCTGTCTCCGGAGGACCGGCTGGCGTTGGATCACCCGGACGGAGCCCATGTCCTCTTAAACCGAACAATGGCCCTTCTGGCCGGGCCCATGGGGCCCGCCCTTTCGCCTCTCCTCCGGAAGGATCCTCTCCTCTTTTTTCCACGTCTCATAAAATCCTGGGCTTGGTCCATGGGAGAAGGCGGGGGGGCGGGGCCTCCTGAGTCACGACGGCTCATCCAGGCGGAGTTGGCTGGCAACCCCATGACCACCCCCATCCAGGAAAGAATCGCTTCTCTTATTGAAAGTCTTCGCCGGGAGTGGAGCGGAAAACGGGGCGACACCCGGCTGGACGTCGCCGGCCTCGCTCTGTTCGCTCGCGCGGAGCGGCAACGTCTCCAACAAACCATTCAACAGGTTACGCTCATTTCTTTAGTGGGCATCCTTCTTTTGGTCACCTGGTTTTTTCGATCCCTTCGGCCCTTCTTACTGACGGTGGCGGCCTTGGGGGCCGGCACGATGGTGGCCTGCGCGGTTTCGGTGAGGGTATTTGGGAGCGTTCACGCGGCGACCTTGGCGTTTGGGTCGAGCCTCCTGGGAGTGGCGGTGGATTACGCTTTGCATTACTTTTCTCACCAGGCTACATCCCTCGGCGAACGGCCTATGGAAACGGTGGCGGCGGTGCGCCCCGGGATATTGATGGGAAGTCTCACGAGCGTGATCGGATACGCGGCCTTGGCCCTTTCGGGATTCCCCGGATTGCGGCAGATCGCTGTTTTTTCCTGCGTTGGCTTGGCCGCCACAGTGGTATCGGTGTTTCTCTGGTTCCCCCATTGGACAATTCCCAAGAGGACGCGACGCGGGAATGGATTCCTTCGTTTTTGGGAGTCAATTCGGACCTGGGGATGGAAAAGCGGCGTCCGACGGTGGGCCTTGATCGGATTCCTGGGAGTTCTCTTGGCCGGGGTGGCCCGGGTGCATTTCGATGACGACGTGCGGCGTCTCCGCTCGGAAGACGCGGATCTCTTGGCCCAGGAAAACCGAATTCGTTCCCAGGGGGGAGACCTGGATATCGGGCGTTATTTGTTTATCCAAGGCTCCTCGCAGGAAGAAATCCTGACCCGCCAGGAACATCTGGAGGTCCGGCTCGGACAAATGAAACAGGAGGGAATGCTCAAATCGTTTCTGACCCTGGCGCCTTTTCTCCCCAGCGACCAGCGACGACTGGAGACACGAAAACGGCTGGCGGACCTCCTCTCACGCGAGGGAGAAACGATCCGACAGTCTCTCCGATCCTGGGGGGTCCCCCGAAAAGCCATTCAGTCTTTTTTTGCAGATGCGCGCGAATCCGCTCCTGACCCGTTTCCCATGGAAAAGTGGCAGTCGTCCCCGGTTTCCCAAGGACTCAAAACCCTTTGGCTGGGAAATCTTCCCGAAGGGATGGGATCAATGGCCTTGCTGGGGGGGGTGAAGGACGAAAACACTTTACGCCGCGAGGTGGCGAATCTTCCCGGTGTAACCTATTTTGATAAATTGGGCGGGTTTTCGGAGCTTTTGGGACGGTATCGTCACCGGGCTTTGTTCCTAGGATGTTTCGTCTACATTGCCATCTTTCTGATTGTCGCAGCGCGATTTGGCTTAAAAAGTGGGATCCGGGTCACGGCGCCCTGTCTCCTGAGCGCCGCCGTGGTCATGGGGGTGCTTGGGTGGACCGGAACCCCGGTGTCTTTTATTCATGTGTTGAGTGTGATATTGGTGATGGCCATGGGCATCGACTATTCCATCATTTTTGAAGAAATGCGACG